Part of the Flavobacterium okayamense genome, AGAGATGAATTTGCCAAATTCAAAAAGAATTACTTGTCTTTTTGCAAGTAAAAACACTGGAATTTGGGTAGGGACAATTGATGGAGGCATTGCTCAATATCATAATAACAAGTGGGTTTCATATAGTCTAGGTAATTCTGAAATCACATCTAATGACATAAATTGTATAAACCTTTTTAATAATAATATTTTGATAGGTGGGCAAAAAGGTATTACTGAATGTTCAAATGTTAACAACCAAGTTAAATTTAATGAAATTGATACTAATCATAAGTTTTCAAATAAAATTAGACCTCTTACAATATTTAGAGATTCAGATAATTTTATTTGGTTAGGTTTACAAAATAATTTGTTCTCTTCATACAGCCAAGCTGGAGTAATGGAACATAATGGAAATGAATGGATTTATCATTTTAGATATCCAGAAATTAATTCAATAACTCAGACAAAAGATAAATCTATGTATATGGGAGGATACAATGCTTTTTATAGATATTCTGAAAACAATAAAGTTCTTGATACCATAGATCTAAAAATTGAAAAAAAATATTTTATAAACTCTATTGCAGCTGATTTAAAAGATAATTTATGGATTAGTTTAAATTTAATTGAAAGTATGCAAAATTATATATATGTATTTGACGGGAAAACAGTCAATAAAAAGTATGATTCTTTAAAATTTGAATTTAAGGCTAACCAAGTAAATTCTATTTTTATTGATAATGAAAACACGAAATGGTTCGCAACAGATACAGGTCTTGTTAAATATAATGAGAAATGGGAAAAATTTACATTAGAAAATTCAAATATTCCTTCTAATAAAATTAATTGCATTACTATGGATAAAAGTAAAAATATTTGGATAGGAACTGATAATGGAATTTCAACCTTAAAAAATGGTCATTTTAGGACTTTTAATACGAGTAATACTAACTTGATAAGTAATAAAATAATGTCAATGTTTATTGATAAAGACAACAATGTCTGGGTGGGAACTATGGCAGGTGGAGTAACTAAAATATTACTCAAAAAATAAATTATTTAAAAAAATGCTACCAATCGCAATAATCATAATCATTTTAATTCTCTACTTTGTTTCGCCAGGAAAAGATGGAACAAAGAAGAAACGAATTACGTTTAAAAAACTTAACGAAAGAAAATAAAAATCCCAACTCAATGAGTTGGGATTTTTTGTATCTATAATTTACCAGTTCTTACAACTTAGCAAATAATTTTTCCATTTCTTCTTTTACTTCGTCAGCTAAAACGTTATCTACTAAAATACGTCCACTGTGCTCGTCAGTAAGAATTTTTTTGCGTCCCGCAATTTCCATTTGCGTTTGCGGTGGAATGGTAAAGAAAGAACCTGCAGAAGCACCACGCTCAATAGAAACTACCGCTAAACCGTTTCTTACACTTCCTCTAATTCTCTTATAAGCAGCTAATAAACGCTCTTCAATTTGCTTTTCATACTCAGCTGATTTGTCCATCAAAAGATTTTCTTCTTTTTCTGTTTCAGCCATAATATCTTTTAATTCCGCTTTTTTGTGCTTTAAGTGCGATTGTTTAGAATCTAATTTCTCTTTTGTTTGAGAAACCACTTCTTTTTTGTGCTCAATAGAAGCTTTCATTTCTTTAATGTGCTTTTCAGCCAATTGAATTTCTAATTCTTGAAACTCAACTTCTTTCGTTAAAGAGTTGTATTCTCTATTGTTACGAACATTTTTTTGTTGCTCTAAGTATTTTTTAATTGCCGCTTTGTGATCGTCAATAGCATTTTTCTTCTCCTTAATTTGAGCGTCAATCGAGTCTAAATCCGCTTTATATTTCTCTAAACGCTTAGTAAGACCTGCAACTTCATCTTCTAAATCTTCAACTTCTAAAGGTAATTCTCCTCTTACATTTCTAATCTCATCGATTTTTGAATCAATTAATTGTAAGCTGTAAAGTGCTCTTAACTTGTCTTCTACGCTTAGTTCTTTCGTTTTTGCCATATTTAAAAATATTGAACCGGGTTTGTATTTTCTTCTGATAAAATGATTGCAAAATTAGTGATTTTTTCTTTAAGATAATCAACAATATAATTTTTTGTAAATCTTTCACTTTCAAAGTGTCCAATATCGGCCAAAAGTAGTTTTCCTTCGGCTTCATAAAATTGGTGATATTTTAAATCAGCAGTCAAAAAAGCATCGGCTCCAGAAGCTATCGCTTGCTTAATCGCAAAACTTCCCGAACCACCTAAAACCGCTACTTTTTTTACTAATTTTCCGGTATAAGTACTATGACGAATGCCACCGCATTGCATCTTTTCTTTTACAAATTGTAGGAACTCTACTTCGGGTAAAGCGTGATCTAATTCGCCAACCATTCCTAAGCCAATATTTTGATGTAAATTATCTAAAGAATAGATTTCGTACGCCACTTCTTCGTAAACATGATTCTTGAAAAGCGCTTTTAAG contains:
- a CDS encoding zinc ribbon domain-containing protein → MAKTKELSVEDKLRALYSLQLIDSKIDEIRNVRGELPLEVEDLEDEVAGLTKRLEKYKADLDSIDAQIKEKKNAIDDHKAAIKKYLEQQKNVRNNREYNSLTKEVEFQELEIQLAEKHIKEMKASIEHKKEVVSQTKEKLDSKQSHLKHKKAELKDIMAETEKEENLLMDKSAEYEKQIEERLLAAYKRIRGSVRNGLAVVSIERGASAGSFFTIPPQTQMEIAGRKKILTDEHSGRILVDNVLADEVKEEMEKLFAKL
- a CDS encoding ligand-binding sensor domain-containing protein, with protein sequence MIEFKKNKNNCRGFYYKTLLGVYNFIILLLVFSSISCVNEKANDSSDLIIKSETFTSKSVYCQTIVQNDNFVWVGSKDKGLIRLNILTKKLEYFTPYNSDLQSTDILKLTLDNKNNLWILGSLNTISIYSDKKFLKLDLKKINLKNRQIVDVNFDNNNNVFLSIIDEKDVLNPEKIIRYVPEENSLKEIIESKSIVFDTDNTIWTLASPSWLEGGLEKYKPEGNSFFKMEKTFYLDSCERKYGILSKLLLDKQNRKWISTTSKSYMSYVDTTLSGLMVFKDSKYFIFKQKDTKLSKDGIKDMVLDKNNNLWIIESDYSTNRVVKFNGKDWRFFNQKEMNLPNSKRITCLFASKNTGIWVGTIDGGIAQYHNNKWVSYSLGNSEITSNDINCINLFNNNILIGGQKGITECSNVNNQVKFNEIDTNHKFSNKIRPLTIFRDSDNFIWLGLQNNLFSSYSQAGVMEHNGNEWIYHFRYPEINSITQTKDKSMYMGGYNAFYRYSENNKVLDTIDLKIEKKYFINSIAADLKDNLWISLNLIESMQNYIYVFDGKTVNKKYDSLKFEFKANQVNSIFIDNENTKWFATDTGLVKYNEKWEKFTLENSNIPSNKINCITMDKSKNIWIGTDNGISTLKNGHFRTFNTSNTNLISNKIMSMFIDKDNNVWVGTMAGGVTKILLKK